One part of the Coffea eugenioides isolate CCC68of chromosome 10, Ceug_1.0, whole genome shotgun sequence genome encodes these proteins:
- the LOC113748768 gene encoding AP2-like ethylene-responsive transcription factor ANT, with product MKSVNDNNNGSDASSNNNCNAPNWLGFSLSPHMKMEVTSSSSSSEHHHHQFNHQNQPPPTSTSTDVPTSFCLSSPPHLNNIASPVCFGVSENGGFHHAPLSVMPIRSDGSLCIMEALRRSQTEAMGPNSSPKLENFFGGATMGTHQYGSQDRETMVLSLDSIFYNQNVEPEGEPIRQENPYFSGLQCQDMYQHPLHEENDETRVADCDTQIPTMTGEDLKNWVAVDYSDQHALDQQQLNTAPMVEGGNGSGSGSVGSVGCGDLQSLSLSMSPGSQSSCVTAPRHISPTEAECLAIETKKRSCGKVAQKQPVHRKSIDTFGQRTSQYRGVTRHRWTGRYEAHLWDNSCKKEGQTRKGRQVYLGGYDMEEKAARAYDLAALKYWGPSTHINFPLENYQQELEGMKNMSRQEYVAHLRRKSSGFSRGASIYRGVTRHHQHGRWQARIGRVAGNKDLYLGTFSTQEEAAEAYDIAAIKFRGVNAVTNFDISRYDVERIMASNTLPAGELARRNKETEPNNETIEYANAARKSEECFQPERNANVSDWKMAPYQPPQQQNLPMDSFNEKIMNVVHYQNPSYSTALHGLIGIDSGNSSRGIVDESAKLGAHFSNSSSLVTSLNSSREASPDRSGTSMLFAAKPTSAANYVNPTANVGSWIPSAQLKPVPISMAHLPVFAAWGDI from the exons atgaagTCTGTGAATGATAACAACAATGGCAGTGATGCTAGCAGTAATAATAATTGTAACGCTCCAAACTGGTtgggtttttctctctcaccCCACATGAAAATGGAAgttacttcttcttcttcttcttccgaacatcatcatcatcagttcaatcatcaaaatcagCCACCTCCAACTTCAACTTCTACTGATGTTCCAACAAGTTTCTGTCTTTCTTCTCCTCCTCACCTCAACAACATAGCTTCTCCCGTCTGCTTTGGTGTCTCTGAAAATGGTGGTTTTCATCATGCACCTCTGTCTGTGATGCCCATTAGGTCAGATGGTTCTCTTTGTATCATGGAAGCCCTCAGAAGATCTCAGACTGAAG CTATGGGGCCAAATTCTTCTCCCAAATTAGAAAACTTTTTTGGTGGTGCAACCATGGGAACTCATCAATATGGAAGCCAGGACAGAGAAACAATGGTTCTTAGCTTAGACAGCATCTTTTACAACCAAAATGTCGAGCCAGAAGGAGAGCCTATTAGGCAAGAAAATCCATACTTTTCTGGTCTGCAATGCCAGGATATGTATCAACATCCTTTACATGAGGAAAATGATGAGACCAGAGTTGCTGATTGTGATACTCAAATCCCAACAATGACTGGGGAGGACCTGAAAAACTGGGTCGCTGTGGACTATTCGGATCAGCATGCACTTGACCAGCAGCAGCTAAACACAGCTCCCATGGTTGAAGGAGGAAATGGTTCTGGTTCTGGATCAGTTGGTTCGGTGGGTTGTGGTGATTTGCAGTCCTTGAGTTTATCTATGAGTCCCGGCTCTCAGTCCAGCTGTGTTACTGCCCCTAGACACATTTCACCAACTGAGGCTGAGTGTTTGGCCATTGAAACAAAGAAGAGGAGCTGCGGAAAAGTTGCACAGAAGCAACCTGTTCATAGGAAGTCCATTGACACCTTTGGCCAGAGGACATCTCAGTATAGAGGTGTAACAAG ACATCGTTGGACAGGTAGGTATGAAGCACATTTGTGGGATAATAGTTGCAAGAAAGAGGGTCAGACAAGGAAAGGGAGGCAAG TTTATCTTG GTGGATATGACATGGAAGAGAAGGCTGCAAGAGCTTACGATCTCGCGGCGCTTAAATACTGGGGACCTTCAACTCATATTAACTTCCCG CTAGAAAATTACCAGCAAGAACTTGAGGGGATGAAGAATATGAGTCGCCAGGAATATGTTGCGCACTTGAGAAG GAAAAGTAGTGGATTCTCGAGGGGTGCCTCAATATACCGAGGAGTAACAAG GCATCATCAGCATGGAAGATGGCAAGCCCGAATTGGCCGTGTGGCAGGGAACAAGGATCTCTATCTTGGGACTTTTA GCACGCAGGAGGAAGCAGCTGAAGCTTATGACATTGCTGCTATCAAGTTCCGTGGTGTAAATGCTGTCACCAATTTTGACATATCAAGATATGATGTGGAGAGAATCATGGCCAGCAATACCCTGCCTGCTGGGGAGCTTGCTAGGAGGAACAAAGAGACCGAGCCGAATAATGAGACCATTGAATACGCCAATGCAGCCCGCAAAAGCGAGGAATGCTTTCAACCCGAGAGGAATGCGAACGTTTCGGATTGGAAAATGGCCCCATATCAGCCCCCTCAGCAGCAAAATCTGCCCATGGACTCTTTCAATGAGAAAATAATGAACGTTGTGCATTATCAAAATCCCTCCTACTCAACTGCTCTACATGGTCTTATTGGCATCGATTCCGGGAACTCGAGCCGGGGCATTGTGGATGAATCTGCTAAGTTAGGAGCTCACTTTTCTAACTCATCTTCCTTGGTTACCAGTTTGAACAGCTCCAGAGAAGCTAGTCCTGATAGGTCCGGAACCTCCATGCTATTTGCTGCAAAGCCTACTTCTGCTGCTAACTACGTCAACCCTACAGCAAATGTTGGTTCTTGGATTCCATCGGCACAGTTAAAGCCAGTTCCAATCTCCATGGCTCACTTGCCAGTATTTGCTGCCTGGGGTGATATATGA